The proteins below are encoded in one region of Scatophagus argus isolate fScaArg1 chromosome 24, fScaArg1.pri, whole genome shotgun sequence:
- the gpd2 gene encoding glycerol-3-phosphate dehydrogenase, mitochondrial isoform X1, whose translation MAFRKALKRTAIIGGGAVATVFGLSQLIEYRKKQHGGARLAHVAAEAELRAHFADELPSRQAQLAALQNTEEFDVLVVGGGATGVGCALDAVTRNLKTALVERSDFSSGTSSRSTKLIHGGVRYLQKAIMKLDYEQYMMVKEALHERANLLEIAPHLSAPLPIMLPVYKWWQLPYYWAGIKMYDLVAGIQCLKSSYVLSKTKALELFPMLNKDKLVGAIVYYDGQHNDARMNLAIGLTAARYGATIANYTEVVRLLKKKDPQTGRETVCGARCRDVLTGQEFDVKAKCVINATGPFTDSLRKMDNQEAHNICQPSAGVHIVIPGYYSPDNMGLLDPATSDGRVIFFLPWEKMTIAGTTDSPTNVTAHPIPGEDDINFILSEVRNYLSPDVEVRRGDVLAAWSGIRPLVTDPNSKDTQSICRNHIVSISDSGLVTIAGGKWTTYRSMAEETLDAAVKAHGLSTEPCKTVGLVLEGAKGWTPTLYIRLVQDYGLENEVAQHLASTYGGRAFDVAKMAQVTGQRWPIVGKRLVSEFPYIEAEVLYAIKEYACTAIDIIARRTRLGFLNVQAADEALPRIVQIMGKELDWSQERRTAELEAAKKFLYQEMGYRSRSEQLTKTSEINLDYQEVVRYKKRFHKFDKERKGFITTVDVQQVLDSINVHIDENALHEILNEVDLNKNGQVEIDEFLQLMSAVKKGQVSDSRLAILLKSAEETLDKRGPVTVDRSGGGV comes from the exons CACGGAGGG GCTCGGTTAGCCCACGTGGCGGCAGAAGCGGAGCTGAGGGCTCACTTTGCGGACGAGCTTCCCTCTCGGCAGGCCCAGCTCGCGGCGCTGCAGAACACCGAGGAGTTTGACGTCCTGGTTGTCGGAGGAGGGGCCACGGGTGTCGGATGTGCCTTAGACGCTGTCACACGCA ACCTGAAGACTGCCCTCGTGGAGAGAAGCGACTTCTCTTCAGGAACCAGCAGTCGCAGTACCAAGCTGATCCACGGTGGAGTCCGCTATCTCCAGAAGGCCATCATGAAGTTGGACTACGAGCAg TACATGATGGTGAAAGAGGCCCTGCACGAGCGAGCCAACCTGCTGGAGATCGCGCCTCACTTATCAGCGCCGCTACCCATCATGCTTCCTGTTTACAA ATGGTGGCAGTTGCCTTACTACTGGGCAGGGATCAAGATGTACGACCTGGTGGCTGGGATCCAGTGCCTGAAGAGCAGCTACGTCCTCAGTAAGACCAAAGCCTTGGAGCTTTTCCCCATgctgaacaaagacaaactggtgGGAGCCATCGTCTACTATGACG GGCAGCACAACGACGCCCGTATGAACCTGGCCATCGGGCTCACCGCCGCCCGCTATGGCGCCACGATAGCCAACTACACCGAGGTGGTCCGcctgctgaagaaaaaagaCCCACAGACCGGGAGGGAGACGGTGTGTGGCGCCCGGTGCAGGGACGTCCTCACAG GGCAAGAATTTGATGTGAAGGCCAAGTGTGTGATCAACGCCACCGGCCCGTTCACAGACTCGCTGAGGAAGATGGACAACCAGGAGGCCCACAACATCTGCCAGCCGAGCGCTGGCGTTCACATCGTCATCCCCGGTTACTACAG CCCTGACAACATGGGCCTGCTCGATCCGGCGACAAGCGACGGACGTGTCATCTTCTTCCTGCCCTGGGAGAAGATGACCATCGCCGGGACGACTGACTCGCCCACCAACGTGACGGCCCACCCAATCCCGGGAGAGGACGACATCAACTTCATCCTGAGTGAGGTCCGCAACTACCTCAGCCCTGACGTAGAAG TGCGCCGAGGAGACGTGTTGGCAGCGTGGAGCGGCATCCGTCCCCTGGTGACCGACCCCAACTCTAAAGACACTCAGTCCATCTGCAGAAACCACATTGTCAGCATCAGCGACAGCGGACTGGTCACCATCGCTG GTGGGAAGTGGACCACCTACAGATCCATGGCTGAGGAGACTCTGGATGCAGCTGTCAAAGCCCACGGCCTCTCAACCGAACCCTGCAAGACTGTGGGTCTGGTGCTGGAGGGAGCCAAAGGCTGGACGCCGACCCTCTACATCCGCCTGGTGCAGGACTACGGTCTGGAAAACGAG GTCGCTCAGCACCTGGCCTCCACATACGGAGGAAGGGCCTTCGACGTGGCCAAGATGGCGCAGGTCACCGGGCAAAGATGGCCAATCGTGGGGAAAAGACTGGTGTCAGAGTTCCCTTACATCGAGGCCGAG GTGCTGTATGCGATTAAGGAGTACGCCTGCACCGCCATCGACATTATCGCCCGACGAACACGCCTGGGCTTCCTGAACGTGCAGGCGGCTGATGAGGCTCTCCCGCGCATCGTGCAGATCATGGGCAAAGAGCTGGACTGGAGCCAGGAGAGGAGGACG GCGGAGCTCGAAGCAGCCAAGAAGTTTTTGTACCAAGAGATGGGCTACAGGTCTCGCTCTGAGCAGCTGACCAAGACGTCCGAGATCAACCTGGACTACCAGGAAGTAGTCAG GTACAAGAAGCGCTTCCACAAGTTCGACAAAGAGCGCAAAGGATTCATCACCACTGTGGACGTGCAGCAAGTTTTGGAC agCATCAATGTCCACATTGATGAAAATGCACTCCACGAGATCCTTAATGAGGTGGACCTCAACAAGAACGGACAAGTTGAAATTGATGAATTCTTGCAG CTGATGAGCGCCGTGAAGAAGGGCCAAGTGTCGGACAGCCGCCTGGCCATTCTGCTGAAATCGGCGGAGGAGACTCTGGATAAGAGAGGGCCGGTGACGGTGGACCGGAGCGGCGGCGGCGTCTGA
- the gpd2 gene encoding glycerol-3-phosphate dehydrogenase, mitochondrial isoform X3, translating to MAFRKALKRTAIIGGGAVATVFGLSQLIEYRKKQHGGARLAHVAAEAELRAHFADELPSRQAQLAALQNTEEFDVLVVGGGATGVGCALDAVTRNLKTALVERSDFSSGTSSRSTKLIHGGVRYLQKAIMKLDYEQYMMVKEALHERANLLEIAPHLSAPLPIMLPVYKWWQLPYYWAGIKMYDLVAGIQCLKSSYVLSKTKALELFPMLNKDKLVGAIVYYDGQHNDARMNLAIGLTAARYGATIANYTEVVRLLKKKDPQTGRETVCGARCRDVLTGQEFDVKAKCVINATGPFTDSLRKMDNQEAHNICQPSAGVHIVIPGYYSPDNMGLLDPATSDGRVIFFLPWEKMTIAGTTDSPTNVTAHPIPGEDDINFILSEVRNYLSPDVEVRRGDVLAAWSGIRPLVTDPNSKDTQSICRNHIVSISDSGLVTIAGGKWTTYRSMAEETLDAAVKAHGLSTEPCKTVGLVLEGAKGWTPTLYIRLVQDYGLENEVAQHLASTYGGRAFDVAKMAQVTGQRWPIVGKRLVSEFPYIEAEVLYAIKEYACTAIDIIARRTRLGFLNVQAADEALPRIVQIMGKELDWSQERRTAELEAAKKFLYQEMGYRSRSEQLTKTSEINLDYQEVVRYKKRFHKFDKERKGFITTVDVQQVLDSINVHIDENALHEILNEVDLNKNGQVEIDEFLQEAADERREEGPSVGQPPGHSAEIGGGDSG from the exons CACGGAGGG GCTCGGTTAGCCCACGTGGCGGCAGAAGCGGAGCTGAGGGCTCACTTTGCGGACGAGCTTCCCTCTCGGCAGGCCCAGCTCGCGGCGCTGCAGAACACCGAGGAGTTTGACGTCCTGGTTGTCGGAGGAGGGGCCACGGGTGTCGGATGTGCCTTAGACGCTGTCACACGCA ACCTGAAGACTGCCCTCGTGGAGAGAAGCGACTTCTCTTCAGGAACCAGCAGTCGCAGTACCAAGCTGATCCACGGTGGAGTCCGCTATCTCCAGAAGGCCATCATGAAGTTGGACTACGAGCAg TACATGATGGTGAAAGAGGCCCTGCACGAGCGAGCCAACCTGCTGGAGATCGCGCCTCACTTATCAGCGCCGCTACCCATCATGCTTCCTGTTTACAA ATGGTGGCAGTTGCCTTACTACTGGGCAGGGATCAAGATGTACGACCTGGTGGCTGGGATCCAGTGCCTGAAGAGCAGCTACGTCCTCAGTAAGACCAAAGCCTTGGAGCTTTTCCCCATgctgaacaaagacaaactggtgGGAGCCATCGTCTACTATGACG GGCAGCACAACGACGCCCGTATGAACCTGGCCATCGGGCTCACCGCCGCCCGCTATGGCGCCACGATAGCCAACTACACCGAGGTGGTCCGcctgctgaagaaaaaagaCCCACAGACCGGGAGGGAGACGGTGTGTGGCGCCCGGTGCAGGGACGTCCTCACAG GGCAAGAATTTGATGTGAAGGCCAAGTGTGTGATCAACGCCACCGGCCCGTTCACAGACTCGCTGAGGAAGATGGACAACCAGGAGGCCCACAACATCTGCCAGCCGAGCGCTGGCGTTCACATCGTCATCCCCGGTTACTACAG CCCTGACAACATGGGCCTGCTCGATCCGGCGACAAGCGACGGACGTGTCATCTTCTTCCTGCCCTGGGAGAAGATGACCATCGCCGGGACGACTGACTCGCCCACCAACGTGACGGCCCACCCAATCCCGGGAGAGGACGACATCAACTTCATCCTGAGTGAGGTCCGCAACTACCTCAGCCCTGACGTAGAAG TGCGCCGAGGAGACGTGTTGGCAGCGTGGAGCGGCATCCGTCCCCTGGTGACCGACCCCAACTCTAAAGACACTCAGTCCATCTGCAGAAACCACATTGTCAGCATCAGCGACAGCGGACTGGTCACCATCGCTG GTGGGAAGTGGACCACCTACAGATCCATGGCTGAGGAGACTCTGGATGCAGCTGTCAAAGCCCACGGCCTCTCAACCGAACCCTGCAAGACTGTGGGTCTGGTGCTGGAGGGAGCCAAAGGCTGGACGCCGACCCTCTACATCCGCCTGGTGCAGGACTACGGTCTGGAAAACGAG GTCGCTCAGCACCTGGCCTCCACATACGGAGGAAGGGCCTTCGACGTGGCCAAGATGGCGCAGGTCACCGGGCAAAGATGGCCAATCGTGGGGAAAAGACTGGTGTCAGAGTTCCCTTACATCGAGGCCGAG GTGCTGTATGCGATTAAGGAGTACGCCTGCACCGCCATCGACATTATCGCCCGACGAACACGCCTGGGCTTCCTGAACGTGCAGGCGGCTGATGAGGCTCTCCCGCGCATCGTGCAGATCATGGGCAAAGAGCTGGACTGGAGCCAGGAGAGGAGGACG GCGGAGCTCGAAGCAGCCAAGAAGTTTTTGTACCAAGAGATGGGCTACAGGTCTCGCTCTGAGCAGCTGACCAAGACGTCCGAGATCAACCTGGACTACCAGGAAGTAGTCAG GTACAAGAAGCGCTTCCACAAGTTCGACAAAGAGCGCAAAGGATTCATCACCACTGTGGACGTGCAGCAAGTTTTGGAC agCATCAATGTCCACATTGATGAAAATGCACTCCACGAGATCCTTAATGAGGTGGACCTCAACAAGAACGGACAAGTTGAAATTGATGAATTCTTGCAG GAAGCAG CTGATGAGCGCCGTGAAGAAGGGCCAAGTGTCGGACAGCCGCCTGGCCATTCTGCTGAAATCGGCGGAGGAGACTCTGGATAA
- the gpd2 gene encoding glycerol-3-phosphate dehydrogenase, mitochondrial isoform X2, which yields MAFRKALKRTAIIGGGAVATVFGLSQLIEYRKKQARLAHVAAEAELRAHFADELPSRQAQLAALQNTEEFDVLVVGGGATGVGCALDAVTRNLKTALVERSDFSSGTSSRSTKLIHGGVRYLQKAIMKLDYEQYMMVKEALHERANLLEIAPHLSAPLPIMLPVYKWWQLPYYWAGIKMYDLVAGIQCLKSSYVLSKTKALELFPMLNKDKLVGAIVYYDGQHNDARMNLAIGLTAARYGATIANYTEVVRLLKKKDPQTGRETVCGARCRDVLTGQEFDVKAKCVINATGPFTDSLRKMDNQEAHNICQPSAGVHIVIPGYYSPDNMGLLDPATSDGRVIFFLPWEKMTIAGTTDSPTNVTAHPIPGEDDINFILSEVRNYLSPDVEVRRGDVLAAWSGIRPLVTDPNSKDTQSICRNHIVSISDSGLVTIAGGKWTTYRSMAEETLDAAVKAHGLSTEPCKTVGLVLEGAKGWTPTLYIRLVQDYGLENEVAQHLASTYGGRAFDVAKMAQVTGQRWPIVGKRLVSEFPYIEAEVLYAIKEYACTAIDIIARRTRLGFLNVQAADEALPRIVQIMGKELDWSQERRTAELEAAKKFLYQEMGYRSRSEQLTKTSEINLDYQEVVRYKKRFHKFDKERKGFITTVDVQQVLDSINVHIDENALHEILNEVDLNKNGQVEIDEFLQLMSAVKKGQVSDSRLAILLKSAEETLDKRGPVTVDRSGGGV from the exons GCTCGGTTAGCCCACGTGGCGGCAGAAGCGGAGCTGAGGGCTCACTTTGCGGACGAGCTTCCCTCTCGGCAGGCCCAGCTCGCGGCGCTGCAGAACACCGAGGAGTTTGACGTCCTGGTTGTCGGAGGAGGGGCCACGGGTGTCGGATGTGCCTTAGACGCTGTCACACGCA ACCTGAAGACTGCCCTCGTGGAGAGAAGCGACTTCTCTTCAGGAACCAGCAGTCGCAGTACCAAGCTGATCCACGGTGGAGTCCGCTATCTCCAGAAGGCCATCATGAAGTTGGACTACGAGCAg TACATGATGGTGAAAGAGGCCCTGCACGAGCGAGCCAACCTGCTGGAGATCGCGCCTCACTTATCAGCGCCGCTACCCATCATGCTTCCTGTTTACAA ATGGTGGCAGTTGCCTTACTACTGGGCAGGGATCAAGATGTACGACCTGGTGGCTGGGATCCAGTGCCTGAAGAGCAGCTACGTCCTCAGTAAGACCAAAGCCTTGGAGCTTTTCCCCATgctgaacaaagacaaactggtgGGAGCCATCGTCTACTATGACG GGCAGCACAACGACGCCCGTATGAACCTGGCCATCGGGCTCACCGCCGCCCGCTATGGCGCCACGATAGCCAACTACACCGAGGTGGTCCGcctgctgaagaaaaaagaCCCACAGACCGGGAGGGAGACGGTGTGTGGCGCCCGGTGCAGGGACGTCCTCACAG GGCAAGAATTTGATGTGAAGGCCAAGTGTGTGATCAACGCCACCGGCCCGTTCACAGACTCGCTGAGGAAGATGGACAACCAGGAGGCCCACAACATCTGCCAGCCGAGCGCTGGCGTTCACATCGTCATCCCCGGTTACTACAG CCCTGACAACATGGGCCTGCTCGATCCGGCGACAAGCGACGGACGTGTCATCTTCTTCCTGCCCTGGGAGAAGATGACCATCGCCGGGACGACTGACTCGCCCACCAACGTGACGGCCCACCCAATCCCGGGAGAGGACGACATCAACTTCATCCTGAGTGAGGTCCGCAACTACCTCAGCCCTGACGTAGAAG TGCGCCGAGGAGACGTGTTGGCAGCGTGGAGCGGCATCCGTCCCCTGGTGACCGACCCCAACTCTAAAGACACTCAGTCCATCTGCAGAAACCACATTGTCAGCATCAGCGACAGCGGACTGGTCACCATCGCTG GTGGGAAGTGGACCACCTACAGATCCATGGCTGAGGAGACTCTGGATGCAGCTGTCAAAGCCCACGGCCTCTCAACCGAACCCTGCAAGACTGTGGGTCTGGTGCTGGAGGGAGCCAAAGGCTGGACGCCGACCCTCTACATCCGCCTGGTGCAGGACTACGGTCTGGAAAACGAG GTCGCTCAGCACCTGGCCTCCACATACGGAGGAAGGGCCTTCGACGTGGCCAAGATGGCGCAGGTCACCGGGCAAAGATGGCCAATCGTGGGGAAAAGACTGGTGTCAGAGTTCCCTTACATCGAGGCCGAG GTGCTGTATGCGATTAAGGAGTACGCCTGCACCGCCATCGACATTATCGCCCGACGAACACGCCTGGGCTTCCTGAACGTGCAGGCGGCTGATGAGGCTCTCCCGCGCATCGTGCAGATCATGGGCAAAGAGCTGGACTGGAGCCAGGAGAGGAGGACG GCGGAGCTCGAAGCAGCCAAGAAGTTTTTGTACCAAGAGATGGGCTACAGGTCTCGCTCTGAGCAGCTGACCAAGACGTCCGAGATCAACCTGGACTACCAGGAAGTAGTCAG GTACAAGAAGCGCTTCCACAAGTTCGACAAAGAGCGCAAAGGATTCATCACCACTGTGGACGTGCAGCAAGTTTTGGAC agCATCAATGTCCACATTGATGAAAATGCACTCCACGAGATCCTTAATGAGGTGGACCTCAACAAGAACGGACAAGTTGAAATTGATGAATTCTTGCAG CTGATGAGCGCCGTGAAGAAGGGCCAAGTGTCGGACAGCCGCCTGGCCATTCTGCTGAAATCGGCGGAGGAGACTCTGGATAAGAGAGGGCCGGTGACGGTGGACCGGAGCGGCGGCGGCGTCTGA